In Elaeis guineensis isolate ETL-2024a chromosome 1, EG11, whole genome shotgun sequence, a genomic segment contains:
- the LOC140854756 gene encoding uncharacterized protein, producing MTGYSESVKRLWNEWQLSVLVLSSLLLQLALILTAHRRKIKANRVWRIFYWLTYLGSTYVATYCLGIISQDSSKYKVTDPNMQLQAFWASILLFHLGGQDNFTALTLEDNQLWLRHAAELFLQAATTVYIFIRYLPEGGYRGLLLPFILIFLAAFLKCFGRVWALGQGSMEGLRESMLGKAEPGPDYADTMDRYVDKLRSGVPPLLNINEESRQAPFMPDKPEPGSEYTIDRDGKSRSGLRPPPNNKVPSWQAKSMVEDPNPPEQDMINKEPQQLSTSNAGDANPSVPVPTAVTVDDNTTHNFPLQSFTTSSQSMQPSFSSIYISDSFPTASEFFLRPKDMEQTELARQKSSRSVSSSSVNSFNTNSSTPHGSIGHPSLAAELKVDGMTQHHHSTPDPSSPSSSSTHLCSTEIQIVVEEPQPPDSPQNSSQNPSSSATSRPLHQCPRENMCNVIHTAYVLFSTFKGVLVDGIFSFKEREWSQKKFLDRSWQWAFNVIETELSFAYDVLYTKASISRTSVKEAETKSRTSVEKKRTISRTGARGGAIRVLSLVLTVSTVLLFASHAVRIDEFLFQYICVTYVLLAGAVFVDAMTLLQFIWSDWSFVDGNRHTKRKFVSDARWSNLMSQYNLISFCLKDRPSTSKKILSKLGLKESWDRHRYTRLVRVDDPLKQFLFTELRKKAQAAKKSKDYEQFINCRGDWVLKKENRLHELGWSVRRDFDESLIIWHIATDLCHRSVKPSTGPSTVNEFAVMAKKLSDYMLYLLVMRPLMLSPSTIMGTKRFRDTCAEVKKYFERYASYPDERTAYAMLLQVETPLHPMTVKGDRSKSILWDGCILAKELGLVEPKTRWKIVCKVWVEMLCYAGMQCEGYYHAERLRAGGELLTFACFLMTHLGMGKHYKIEIGDANPDFWTDGQLIVHT from the coding sequence ATGACGGGATATTCCGAGTCTGTGAAGAGACTATGGAACGAGTGGCAGCTGAGCGTACTAGTCCTTTCGAGCCTGTTACTGCAGCTCGCTCTCATCCTTACCGCCCACAGGAGGAAGATAAAGGCAAACAGAGTGTGGAGGATCTTCTACTGGCTCACCTATCTCGGCTCCACTTACGTGGCGACTTACTGCCTTGGAATCATCTCTCAGGATTCTAGCAAGTACAAGGTGACCGATCCTAACATGCAGCTGCAGGCATTCTGGGCTTCGATCCTTCTATTTCACCTGGGTGGCCAAGACAACTTCACGGCTTTGACCTTGGAGGACAATCAGCTCTGGCTCCGTCATGCTGCCGAGTTGTTCCTCCAGGCCGCCACCACCGTCTACATCTTCATCCGATACCTCCCCGAAGGAGGATACCGGGGTCTCCTCCTTCCCTTCATCTTAATCTTCCTTGCCGCTTTCCTCAAGTGCTTCGGGCGAGTTTGGGCGCTCGGACAGGGAAGCATGGAGGGGCTCAGAGAGTCGATGTTGGGCAAGGCGGAACCTGGCCCAGACTACGCCGACACCATGGACCGCTACGTCGACAAGTTGCGATCTGGCGTGCCGCCGCTACTCAATATCAATGAGGAATCTCGGCAAGCTCCATTCATGCCTGACAAGCCAGAACCTGGCTCCGAGTACACCATAGACCGTGACGGCAAGTCGCGATCTGGCCTGCGGCCACCACCCAATAACAAGGTGCCATCGTGGCAAGCTAAATCCATGGTGGAGGATCCTAATCCCCCAGAACAAGACATGATCAATAAGGAACCTCAGCAGCTCTCTACATCCAACGCGGGGGATGCTAATCCCTCAGTACCAGTACCAACGGCAGTCACCGTCGATGACAACACTACCCATAATTTCCCTCTGCAGTCCTTCACCACGTCCTCACAGTCCATGCAACCGTCATTTTCCTCCATATACATCTCCGACAGCTTCCCTACTGCCTCCGAGTTCTTCCTGAGACCCAAAGACATGGAACAAACTGAATTGGCTCGTCAGAAGTCCTCCAGGTCCGTATCATCTTCCAGTGTGAACTCCTTCAACACTAACAGTTCAACGCCCCATGGCTCCATCGGTCACCCCTCATTAGCAGCAGAGCTCAAGGTCGATGGGATGACGCAGCACCACCATTCTACTCCCGATCCCTCCTcgccatcttcttcttctactcatcTTTGCAGCACCGAGATTCAAATTGTGGTGGAGGAACCACAGCCTCCGGACTCCCCTCAAAATTCTTCCCAAAATCCATCCTCATCTGCAACGTCGCGTCCCTTGCATCAATGTCCTCGGGAGAACATGTGCAATGTAATCCACACGGCCTACGTGTTGTTCTCAACATTCAAGGGTGTGTTGGTGGACGGCATATTTAGCTTCAAGGAGAGGGAATGGAGTCAGAAAAAATTCCTCGATCGTTCATGGCAGTGGGCGTTCAATGTGATAGAAACCGAGCTAAGCTTCGCGTACGACGTGCTCTACACCAAGGCCTCCATATCGCGAACTTCCGTCAAAGAAGCAGAGACCAAATCTCGAACTTCCGTCGAAAAGAAACGGACCATCTCTCGAACGGGAGCGAGAGGTGGAGCCATCCGAGTCCTGAGCTTGGTATTGACGGTATCCACCGTCCTCTTGTTTGCTTCCCACGCCGTCAGAATAGATGAGTTTCTATTCCAGTATATATGCGTCACATACGTGCTGCTCGCCGGAGCCGTGTTTGTAGACGCCATGACGCTGCTTCAATTTATTTGGTCAGATTGGTCCTTCGTCGACGGTAATCGGCACACTAAACGGAAATTCGTTAGCGATGCCCGGTGGTCCAATTTGATGTCGCAGTACAATCTCATCAGTTTCTGCCTCAAAGATCGTCCTTCAACGTCCAAGAAAatccttagcaaacttggcttgaAAGAATCCTGGGACCGCCACAGATACACCCGACTTGTCCGTGTTGATGACCCACTCAAGCAATTTCTCTTCACCGAGTTACGGAAAAAAGCACAGGCAGCCAAGAAATCGAAGGACTACGAGCAATTTATCAACTGCAGAGGCGATTGGGTACTCAAAAAAGAGAATCGATTGCACGAACTTGGTTGGAGCGTGCGACGAGATTTCGATGAGAGCCTTATCATATGGCATATAGCAACGGACTTGTGTCACCGTTCCGTCAAACCCTCAACGGGCCCCAGCACTGTTAATGAATTTGCCGTAATGGCCAAAAAGCTATCAGATTATATGCTGTATCTACTGGTCATGCGCCCTCTCATGCTGTCTCCCTCTACGATAATGGGAACGAAGAGGTTCAGAGACACCTGCGCCGAGGTGAAAAAATACTTCGAGAGATACGCATCCTATCCAGATGAACGAACAGCTTATGCAATGCTATTGCAGGTAGAAACGCCTCTTCATCCCATGACAGTTAAAGGAGACCGGAGCAAGTCGATTCTATGGGATGGTTGCATTCTTGCCAAAGAGTTGGGCCTCGTGGAGCCGAAGACGAGATGGAAGATCGTGTGCAAGGTGTGGGTCGAGATGCTCTGCTATGCGGGAATGCAGTGCGAGGGTTATTACCATGCAGAGCGGCTCAGAGCAGGGGGAGAACTCCTCACCTTCGCCTGCTTTCTGATGACTCACTTGGGTATGGGGAAACATTACAAGATTGAAATTGGTGACGCCAACCCCGATTTTTGGACAGATGGACAATTAATTGTCCACACATAG